The proteins below are encoded in one region of Huiozyma naganishii CBS 8797 chromosome 7, complete genome:
- the KNAG0G03360 gene encoding uncharacterized protein (similar to Saccharomyces cerevisiae YML108W; ancestral locus Anc_8.830), producing the protein MVQQGDDTYRMLILVEEPLEDDVPTTEVTSEDGSQPIKSTHEYIDELHLPFGLDELDALNEWFDKFDEEICIPNEGHIKYEISSDGLIVLMLGKEIEHVYEQIKSFIETHQ; encoded by the coding sequence ATGGTGCAGCAAGGAGATGATACGTATAGAATGCTGATTTTGGTGGAGGAGCCCCTTGAGGACGATGTTCCTACTACGGAGGTAACGTCGGAGGACGGCTCCCAGCCGATCAAGTCTACGCACGAATATATAGACGAGTTGCATCTGCCGTTTGGGCTGGACGAACTGGACGCATTGAACGAGTGGTTTGACAAGTTTGACGAAGAGATTTGCATACCGAATGAGGGCCATATCAAGTACGAAATTAGCAGCGATGGGCTCATCGTGCTAATGCTTGGTAAAGAAATAGAACACGTTTACGAACAGATCAAGAGTTTTATAGAAACGCACCAGTGA
- the CTK3 gene encoding Ctk3p (similar to Saccharomyces cerevisiae CTK3 (YML112W); ancestral locus Anc_8.835), whose product MDSIEARLQFIQVLKNLHKTLHSVLSTSTAATSVTAGAAVSPQHKFETPDPIQFYLNNCKEHYEDFHLCMLDQMEKMDPLDRVTVVLYYGKIMGILNRDSAPIPQRIVSQFMLPSLATVFQLALPQGNTESLANLTVCLDMLNILREEFAGEQHSEVFRSVKEVVHQRMQFKTELQQRYLEEGTLALSADPQTPQPVSKETVATTLGRMELDRERHKRSKEQIWVVERPNHSILNAAEFEQKWASTEPLNEFDMAQIRHLTNLARESYLI is encoded by the coding sequence ATGGATTCAATAGAGGCTCGTTTACAGTTTATACaggtgttgaagaacttgcaCAAAACTTTGCACAGTGTCTTGTCGACAAGCACAGCGGCGACAAGCGTTACGGCTGGTGCAGCGGTCTCGCCGCAACACAAGTTTGAAACACCAGACCCAATACAGTTCTACTTGAACAACTGCAAGGAACACTACGAGGACTTCCACTTGTGCATGCTCGACCAAATGGAGAAGATGGACCCACTGGATAGGGTCACCGTTGTGTTGTACTACGGCAAGATCATGGGGATACTCAATCGGGATTCAGCACCAATCCCACAGCGGATCGTCTCACAGTTCATGCTTCCATCTCTGGCCACAGTGTTCCAGTTGGCTCTGCCGCAGGGAAACACAGAGTCCCTTGCAAACTTGACTGTGTGTCTCGACATGCTCAACATACTCAGGGAAGAATTTGCTGGGGAACAGCACTCAGAAGTCTTCCGCTCCGTGAAAGAGGTGGTCCACCAACGGATGCAGTTCAAGACGGAACTTCAGCAGAGGTACTTAGAGGAGGGCACGTTAGCGCTGAGCGCAGACCCGCAGACACCACAACCGGTTTCCAAAGAAACAGTCGCCACGACACTCGGTAGGATGGAGCTGGACAGAGAGCGACACAAACGGTCGAAGGAACAAATCTGGGTTGTCGAGAGACCCAACCACAGTATCCTAAACGCGGCAGAGTTTGAGCAGAAATGGGCCAGCACAGAACCCCTCAACGAGTTCGACATGGCGCAAATACGGCATCTGACCAATCTAGCAAGAGAGTCGTACCTTATATAG
- the URA5 gene encoding orotate phosphoribosyltransferase URA5 (similar to Saccharomyces cerevisiae URA5 (YML106W) and URA10 (YMR271C); ancestral locus Anc_8.827), whose product MPVLLEDYQKNFLELAIECEALRFGSFKLKSGRISPYFFNLGLFNTGKLLSNLATAYAIAIIQSDLKFDVIFGPAYKGIPLASIVCVKLSEIGGSKFQNIQYAFNRKEAKDHGEGGNIVGASLDGKRILIIDDVMTAGTAINEAFDIIGKEKGQVVGTIIALDRQEVVNLDDKERLSATSVVSKKYNIPVLNIVSLSHVIGYLETRMGDEEKQEIEKYLEVYGA is encoded by the coding sequence ATGCCAGTACTACTAGAAGACTATCAGAAAAATTTCCTTGAGTTGGCCATCGAGTGTGAGGCACTTCGGTTCGGGTCATTCAAGTTGAAGTCCGGCCGGATTTCTCCatacttcttcaacctgGGTCTTTTCAATACGGGGAAGTTGCTGTCCAACTTGGCCACTGCCTACGCGATCGCCATTATCCAGTCTGACCTCAAGTTTGACGTTATCTTCGGTCCAGCGTACAAGGGTATCCCATTGGCCTCCATTGTATGCGTTAAGCTGTCCGAAATTGGCGGATCCAAATTCCAGAATATACAATACGCCTTCAACAGGAAGGAGGCCAAGGACCACGGTGAAGGTGGTAACATTGTCGGTGCATCCTTGGACGGTAAGAGGATCTTGATCATTGATGACGTCATGACCGCGGGTACTGCCATAAACGAGGCCTTTGACATAATCGGTAAGGAGAAGGGCCAAGTAGTTGGCACGATCATCGCCCTGGATAGACAAGAGGTTGTTAACTTGGATGACAAAGAGCGTTTGAGCGCCACGTCTGTCGTcagcaaaaaatacaaCATCCCAGTATTGAACATCGTATCCCTGTCGCATGTCATCGGTTACTTAGAGACTAGGATGggcgatgaggagaagcaGGAAATCGAAAAGTATTTGGAAGTGTACGGAGCTTGA
- the ZDS2 gene encoding Zds2p (similar to Saccharomyces cerevisiae ZDS2 (YML109W) and ZDS1 (YMR273C); ancestral locus Anc_8.831): protein MHVAGSPARRSSMRAVKRATEMDRNKRKSEVLIAAQSLDVEVQNVKHLKRLSIGSMDLLIDPELEFRVNSTPELDDTDARQQEKIKQINRRSWSAGKSIEALSQDFAQLRGTQENEPSPDASMDTSGEDDASSMEVTHSEYLSHEPVFADLQGRNPLVKTISSSSSSSSSHRVTDTKDRIDDETHTQIPVRDVSSTSASANGRKLSGAGFLRRGSSAVSQTARKLSGTADLKSNLLWVPANQHPNVKPENYLELVHDTLQTINGEGDGDGDGHTIDTSADTGTAADSVDESDKENNNTRLRVRYRNGKASSLVRRPSRLRRSYIETDEDEDSNTSNAKIDDIEEGGRSLDERKPTRTNGDRKSVSLRDITEELTKMSNSVGLTDDDAVTLARTLNMTCTYTDTDSEGLDNLRTDSKEQLRAEESENPPGTTHAKILPDENQFASNMFMKNGLSIPTRSSLRRSKFNTYRIRTTSAPTPLVEKPKRNNSRHARLSFVHLDDEEFASHESPAALQSPTVNNDEAGVIESPGSISDLYDHYTGTASEPGSPDVSEDKELKEDMSREYSTDDNDFSTNTSHDSSFLSNESSNDSVLYRPTNIKPMISENFDAVEQEDEETISTAVAEPTKNDNNNNTNSMPWSWLAKDGTDIDDQPMDLKGEIVQEGEANTHTNDFVSVNAAPSKHPIDRGNHSKNRHMPIFTLNSASTNQDDTPQMEQKEKKEPYVSKKEPSAGPKKKTLEEKFVKLFKRKHHSANAKSPVNKNEHKLQHQDELKKKISKFRSKTAKAPVSSTRNVQQTRETRSTENRNSAKKEQDVPKEGKLTTEEKYRDRSDETQTIGFSDGTVTLEKDELPGLQPAVSVTSAKNTRDNGDVVETVRELDGDDSQDISGGDIQYQMQPIDEPVDGEVATVDDTQTVTAAAASALPAVISTLPPRKLTYADVKRPEKPNAPIQFTDSAFGFPLPMLTVSTVIMFDHRLGINVERAIYRLSHLKLSDSKRELRQQVLLSNFMYAYLNLVNHTLYMEQVSSTETAPKDSVPGGNGVQNGSCNNVDQMSSNSAFATNQNKSDGTILIPDIS, encoded by the coding sequence ATGCACGTTGCTGGATCACCGGCGAGGAGATCGTCGATGCGTGCTGTGAAGAGGGCGACCGAGATGGATAGGAATAAGAGGAAGTCAGAAGTGCTGATAGCTGCACAGTCGCTGGACGTCGAGGTACAGAATGTTAAACACCTGAAACGACTGTCGATAGGGTCAATGGATTTGCTCATCGATCCAGAGCTAGAGTTCAGGGTTAATTCAACCCCGGAACTGGATGATACTGACGCTCGACAGcaggagaagatcaagCAGATTAATAGAAGGTCATGGTCAGCTGGGAAATCGATAGAGGCCCTCAGCCAAGATTTTGCTCAACTGAGGGGCACACAGGAGAATGAACCCTCGCCAGATGCCTCTATGGACACTTCAGGGGAGGACGATGCAAGCAGTATGGAGGTGACACACTCAGAATACTTGAGCCACGAACCGGTGTTTGCAGATCTACAGGGGAGAAACCCTCTGGTGAAAACTAtctcatcgtcgtcgtcgtcgtcttcgtcaCATAGAGTAACGGATACAAAGGACAGGATCGATGACGAGACGCACACGCAAATCCCAGTGAGGGATGTTTCCTCCACTTCGGCGTCAGCCAATGGTAGGAAACTAAGTGGGGCAGGGTTTCTCAGGAGAGGCTCCAGTGCCGTGTCGCAAACGGCAAGGAAATTGTCTGGAACGGCAGACTTGAAGAGCAATTTGCTCTGGGTTCCCGCGAATCAGCATCCGAACGTGAAACCGGAGAACTATCTCGAATTGGTTCACGATACATTACAAACGATAAATGGCGAAGGCGATGGCGACGGCGATGGCCACACTATCGATACCAGTGCGGACACGGGCACAGCGGCGGACTCCGTGGACGAAAGCgataaagaaaacaacaacacaagACTTAGAGTACGGTATAGGAATGGGAAGGCAAGCTCGCTCGTTAGACGACCCTCGCGACTGCGGAGATCGTACATAGAAACAGATGAGGATGAAGACTCCAACACCAGTAATGCAAAAATTGATGATATCGAGGAAGGGGGCAGGTCTCTCGATGAACGCAAACCCACGAGGACCAATGGAGATCGAAAGTCCGTGTCATTAAGAGATATCACAGAGGAACTTACGAAAATGTCAAATAGTGTGGGACTCACAGATGACGACGCGGTCACATTGGCGAGAACTCTCAATATGACCTGCACGTACACAGACACAGACAGCGAGGGACTTGACAACTTACGGACTGACTCGAAAGAACAATTGAGGGCGGAAGAGAGCGAGAACCCGCCAGGTACCACCCACGCTAAGATATTACCAGATGAAAATCAGTTTGCATCCAACATGTTCATGAAGAACGGCTTGTCCATCCCGACGAGATCGTCTCTAAGAAGAAGCAAGTTCAACACATACAGAATAAGAACCACCTCGGCACCGACTCCACTTGTCGAGAAACCGAAAAGGAATAATAGCCGGCATGCACGTCTCTCGTTTGTCCATTTAGACGACGAGGAGTTTGCCTCACATGAAAGCCCTGCTGCATTGCAATCGCCGACTGTTAATAACGACGAAGCGGGGGTCATTGAATCTCCAGGATCCATAAGTGATCTGTACGACCATTACACCGGTACTGCAAGTGAGCCAGGATCTCCAGATGTTTCAGAggacaaagagttgaaggaaGACATGTCAAGAGAGTATTCAACGGATGACAACGACTTCTCGACAAACACCTCGCACGACAGTAGTTTCCTGTCTAACGAGAGCTCTAATGATAGTGTTCTCTACAGACCTACAAATATCAAACCAATGATCTCAGAAAATTTTGATGCAGTTGAgcaagaagatgaggaaaCTATAAGCACGGCTGTGGCAGAGCCTACTAAAAatgataataataataatacaAACAGCATGCCTTGGTCATGGTTGGCTAAAGACGGAACTGATATCGATGATCAACCCATGGACCTAAAGGGTGAAATCGTACAAGAGGGTGAGGCCAACACGCATACTAATGATTTTGTGAGCGTGAATGCGGCACCCAGTAAGCATCCTATAGATAGAGGAAACCATTCTAAAAACCGCCATATGCCCATATTCACACTAAACTCTGCATCTACAAACCAAGACGACACACCACAAATGGAGcaaaaggagaagaaagagccGTACGTTTCGAAGAAGGAACCTTCTGCTGGgccaaagaagaaaacattAGAGGAAAAATTTGTCAAACTGTTTAAAAGAAAGCACCATTCGGCGAATGCGAAATCTCCAGTGAATAAAAACGAACATAAATTGCAGCATCAGGATgaactgaagaagaaaatatccaaatTCAGATCGAAAACTGCAAAGGCGCCAGTTTCCTCAACTCGGAACGTTCAACAAACAAGGGAGACCCGCTCGACAGAAAATCGCAATAGTGCAAAGAAAGAGCAAGATGTGCCCAAGGAGGGTAAATTAACCACGGAGGAAAAGTACAGAGACAGATCGGATGAGACACAAACTATAGGTTTTTCCGATGGCACGGTAACACTAGAAAAGGATGAATTGCCTGGTTTGCAACCTGCGGTTAGTGTAACGAGTGCAAAGAATACAAGAGATAACGGCGATGTCGTGGAAACCGTAAGGGAGCTCGACGGAGACGATTCCCAGGACATCAGCGGTGGTGACATCCAATACCAGATGCAACCCATTGATGAACCGGTGGATGGCGAGGTGGCTACTGTGGATGATACCCAAACTGTGACAGCTGCTGCGGCATCTGCATTGCCTGCAGTGATTTCTACATTGCCACCACGGAAGCTGACGTATGCAGATGTGAAAAGACCAGAGAAACCCAATGCACCCATACAGTTCACGGACAGCGCCTTTGGGTTCCCACTACCGATGCTCACTGTTTCGACAGTCATCATGTTCGACCATCGCCTGGGCATCAACGTCGAGAGAGCGATCTACAGATTGAGTCACTTGAAGCTGAGCGACTCCAAGCGGGAACTCAGGCAGCAGGTACTGCTCAGCAATTTCATGTATGCGTACTTGAACCTGGTCAATCACACGCTGTATATGGAACAGGTGTCGTCTACTGAGACTGCACCAAAGGACTCCGTCCCTGGCGGTAACGGTGTACAGAACGGTTCATGCAATAACGTGGACCAGATGAGTTCCAATTCTGCATTTGCCACAAACCAGAACAAATCCGACGGCACCATCCTGATCCCAGACATCTCATAG
- the TAF8 gene encoding Taf8p (similar to Saccharomyces cerevisiae TAF8 (YML114C); ancestral locus Anc_8.838): MSDWESDEKSGVKGALVGDVSAPVELPHEPWDARVDQMLANSVAFQMSAGLARGGGGGGVGMAGQAFQLLLQLVEEQLSGMVTELHRIATVQRRQHATHDDVALLLQGFQLTPEDIEEQMYLSKKIGYNRMQVPREQTVQLQDATGSYDRFKLVENQQLIASGLSGSDMSQELPIAEKIPAWLPKLPPNHTYKFTTEYNKLLNDEKVLKEKIIKESMEIEVSLSNLVRNCDRDADTKVDERARETPPEELKRIDDEIVALYGPLEEIAERHEGPRTKRRTPLYLKKSFDVQAYSLGRVKLARNAVQRFEWETKYRPRNPFLCSHRAVPENSKKVYSMLENSLNELVQVDLPRLESRKAAAIAHAVEQRDAKLAELRAKLKETTPSATKPFQGMDINIGGGGDDDAVDDDEVALFEELSGSSDDDDDGGIETVTKTTNLPNTQGNPMAGPRLAVVVPEEPSAPASASEVPSEPMPGTAEKPEEHDAKENATASASPAAHPATDPAATAPEGSETDRPIAQAAPSSSE, translated from the coding sequence ATGAGTGATTGGGAGTCAGATGAGAAGAGCGGTGTGAAGGGTGCTTTGGTGGGCGACGTCTCTGCGCCTGTTGAGCTGCCACACGAGCCCTGGGACGCTAGAGTTGACCAGATGCTGGCGAACTCTGTCGCATTCCAGATGAGTGCTGGGTTGGCCCGTGGTGGGGGTGGGGGTGGCGTGGGGATGGCTGGGCAGGCGTTCCAGCTGTTGTTGCAGCTTGTGGAGGAACAGCTGTCCGGGATGGTCACTGAGTTGCACAGGATCGCAACGGTGCAGCGTAGGCAGCACGCGACTCACGACGACGTggcgttgttgttgcaggGGTTCCAATTGACTCCGGAGGATATCGAGGAACAGATGTACTTGTCGAAGAAGATTGGCTACAACAGAATGCAAGTGCCCAGGGAGCAGACTGTACAGTTGCAAGATGCTACGGGTTCGTATGACCGGTTTAAACTTGTTGAGAATCAACAACTGATTGCCTCGGGCCTGAGTGGCTCGGATATGTCGCAGGAGCTACCAATTGCGGAGAAGATCCCCGCTTGGTTACCGAAACTGCCCCCAAACCATACTTACAAGTTCACTACAGAGTACAATAAGTTACTCAATGACGAGAAAgtcttgaaggaaaagatcaTCAAGGAGAGTATGGAGATAGAAGTGTCGTTATCGAACCTTGTACGGAATTGCGACCGAGACGCAGATACGAAGGTGGACGAGAGGGCTAGAGAGACACCGCCAGAGGAACTGAAACGGATCGATGACGAGATTGTGGCTCTGTACGGTCCATTGGAGGAGATTGCGGAGAGACACGAGGGGCCACGTACAAAGCGTAGAACACCTCTTTATCTGAAGAAATCTTTCGACGTGCAAGCGTACTCTCTAGGGAGGGTTAAACTTGCACGTAACGCGGTACAGAGATTCGAATGGGAGACCAAATACAGACCTCGCAACCCGTTCCTCTGCAGTCATAGGGCAGTACCTGAAAATAGCAAGAAAGTGTACTCTATGCTCGAGAACTCGCTGAACGAGCTTGTACAAGTGGATCTACCGAGACTCGAAAGCAGGAAAGCAGCGGCAATCGCACACGCAGTGGAACAGCGAGACGCAAAACTTGCCGAATTGAGAGCCAAACTCAAGGAAACGACGCCTTCTGCCACGAAACCGTTTCAGGGGATGGACATTAACATCGGCGGCGGCGGAGATGATGACGCAGtggatgacgatgaagtCGCTCTGTTCGAAGAACTGTCAGGTAGTTcggacgacgacgacgatggtGGAATCGAAACAGTTACTAAGACTACAAATTTACCAAATACACAGGGAAACCCAATGGCTGGACCCCGACTCGCAGTGGTGGTCCCCGAGGAACCATCTGCACCTGCTTCCGCGTCCGAAGTACCGTCAGAACCGATGCCAGGAACGGCAGAGAAACCGGAAGAACACGATGCCAAGGAGAATGCAACTGCATCTGCTAGCCCGGCTGCTCATCCTGCAACCGACCCCGCCGCTACGGCCCCCGAGGGCAGCGAAACGGACCGGCCCATCGCTCAAGCGGCGCCCTCCAGCTCCGAATAG
- the COQ5 gene encoding 2-hexaprenyl-6-methoxy-1,4-benzoquinone methyltransferase (similar to Saccharomyces cerevisiae COQ5 (YML110C); ancestral locus Anc_8.833), which translates to MLARSIVSRRSIATSARLLNGTTHFGSKTVPTEQKEKLVGNVFSSVASKYDVMNDVMSLGIHRLWKDHFINKLDPGKRANSRDPMQFIDVAGGSGDIAFGILDYAKAKHGDTVSTMDVVDINADMLKEGERRALEQGRYHRDPRVRFMVQNGETLDEIESNSKDVYTVSFGIRNFTNIQAGLNTAYRVLKPGGLFYCLEFSKIENPLLDCVYQQWAKVLPVMGSIVANDYDSYQYLVESIERFPDQESFKSMISKAGFQSAGYESLTGGICAIHWGVKV; encoded by the coding sequence ATGCTAGCGAGGTCAATTGTGTCGCGTCGCTCGATCGCCACCTCGGCGCGGTTACTCAACGGTACGACTCATTTTGGGTCCAAGACGGTCCCCACGGagcagaaggagaaactAGTCGGCAATGTCTTCTCCAGTGTAGCTTCCAAATACGATGTCATGAACGACGTGATGTCACTGGGGATTCACAGGCTGTGGAAGGACCATTTTATCAACAAGTTGGACCCTGGGAAACGTGCCAACTCTCGCGACCCAATGCAATTCATCGATGTCGCTGGCGGATCAGGGGATATCGCGTTTGGGATCCTGGACTACGCTAAGGCGAAACACGGCGACACAGTCTCGACTATGGATGTCGTGGATATCAACGCTGATATGCTGAAGGAGGGCGAACGGAGAGCCCTTGAACAGGGGCGGTACCACAGGGACCCACGAGTCAGGTTTATGGTTCAAAACGGGGAGACACTGGACGAGATCGAGTCCAACTCGAAGGACGTATACACCGTGTCCTTTGGTATCAGGAATTTCACCAATATCCAAGCTGGGCTCAACACAGCGTACAGGGTGCTTAAACCTGGCGGACTCTTCTACTGTCTTGAATTTTCCAAGATAGAGAACCCACTGCTAGACTGCGTGTACCAACAGTGGGCCAAAGTGTTGCCTGTCATGGGATCCATTGTCGCTAACGACTACGATTCGTACCAGTACCTCGTCGAGTCCATCGAGCGGTTCCCAGACCAGGAGAGCTTCAAATCGATGATCTCTAAGGCTGGGTTCCAATCTGCCGGGTACGAGAGTTTGACGGGCGGTATATGTGCTATCCACTGGGGGGTGAAAGTTTGA
- the DAT1 gene encoding Dat1p (similar to Saccharomyces cerevisiae DAT1 (YML113W); ancestral locus Anc_8.836) yields the protein MAKTLAQGRKPGSGRKPGKGKTLREGRKPGSGRRSRRRAVDGAGADAKTGGGGGEGKGKNTASVSSQDMAAVDALRELTGSPQTRIQSGGLPSLNEILNCSSAGEDVNAIAHASAAAVAATAGSAGTGTGSPFISPNELNAEYYDASAVDLAGNGHANTFHGLVASNHSGGTHMDRTNSTNSSTTTSTNTTPTNNNNNILRKISPVSDIGAGRAHTVDSFYTT from the coding sequence ATGGCGAAAACATTGGCACAGGGCAGGAAGCCCGGGAGCGGGAGGAAGCCCGGGAAGGGGAAGACGCTGCGGGAGGGCAGGAAACCGGGGAGTGGGCGGCGGAGCAGGCGGCGTGCTGTGGATGGTGCCGGTGCTGATGCGAAGactggtggtggtggtggtgaagggaaggggaagaacaCTGCCTCCGTCTCGTCGCAGGATATGGCTGCTGTGGATGCGCTGCGCGAGTTGACGGGCAGTCCGCAGACGCGAATACAGAGCGGCGGGTTGCCCTCTTTGAACGAGATTTTGAACTGTTCTTCAGCTGGCGAGGATGTAAATGCGATTGCGCACGCGAGTGCTGCGGCAGTGGCGGCGACGGCTGGGTCTGCTGGAACCGGGACGGGTAGTCCCTTCATATCGCCCAACGAGCTCAACGCAGAGTACTACGACGCTTCAGCGGTGGATTTGGCCGGGAACGGCCACGCTAACACTTTCCACGGACTTGTGGCAAGTAATCACAGCGGCGGGACCCACATGGATCGCACAAACAGCACAAACAGTAGCACCACCACATCCACAAATACCACCCCAACcaataacaataataatattctAAGAAAGATATCGCCTGTATCGGATATCGGTGCCGGACGAGCACACACAGTCGATTCATTCTACACCACGTAA
- the SEC65 gene encoding RNA-binding signal recognition particle subunit SEC65 (similar to Saccharomyces cerevisiae SEC65 (YML105C); ancestral locus Anc_8.826) codes for MPKLEEIEDYDDVDNMEMDIAEIDSNLRTPIAPKIVPSVVRSQDQEQDQSNQVLAMQQRTGAGKSNGEQISFFNPKTGGLEGSTHISKEDLKEMKKFQVLYPCYFDKNRSHKNGRRVPVTEAVENPLAKTVADAVRSVGLLCVFEGEKTHPQDFGNPGRVRVLLKENGNVVQSASAYKGGKRQLLKDISSYLQAHPTTLQSLKEIPYGPDFDNIESRRIPKVKGLKMNDIVPLHSPFMMGHPMTKSLYDAPPPAPAIANSEKPMKAPKNKYKVVRR; via the coding sequence ATGCCGAAACTAGAGGAGATAGAGGACTACGATGATGTCGACAATATGGAGATGGACATCGCTGAGATTGACTCCAATTTAAGGACTCCAATCGCTCCTAAGATAGTGCCTAGCGTGGTCAGAAGTcaagaccaagaacaagatcagTCAAACCAGGTTCTTGCGATGCAACAGAGAACTGGTGCTGGAAAATCCAATGGGGAGCAAATAAGCTTTTTCAATCCGAAAACGGGCGGATTGGAAGGGTCCACGCATATTTCCAAGGAGGATTTGAAAGAGATGAAGAAATTCCAAGTGTTATACCCGTGCTATTTTGACAAGAACAGATCACACAAGAACGGTAGACGGGTGCCCGTTACGGAAGCTGTGGAAAACCCTCTGGCAAAAACGGTCGCAGATGCGGTGCGTAGCGTCGGTCTTCTATGCGTGTTTGAAGGTGAAAAAACACACCCACAGGACTTTGGTAACCCGGGGAGAGTACGTGTTCTTCTCAAGGAGAACGGGAATGTAGTTCAGTCCGCGTCCGCTTACAAAGGTGGTAAAAGACAACTGCTGAAAGATATATCATCATATCTACAAGCTCACCCAACCACACTGCAGTCGCTAAAAGAAATACCTTACGGGCCAGATTTCGATAACATTGAGTCGAGGAGAATTCCGAAAGTGAAGGGGCTGAAGATGAACGACATTGTCCCACTTCACAGTCCCTTCATGATGGGCCATCCAATGACCAAATCATTGTACGACGCACCCCCACCTGCCCCTGCGATCGCCAACAGCGAGAAACCGATGAAGGCACccaagaacaagtacaaAGTTGTAAGAAGGTGA